The following are encoded together in the Phenylobacterium sp. NIBR 498073 genome:
- a CDS encoding MFS transporter, which produces MTQNAQASGPRPLSTPTALSFSTLAFPLGALAVAVSVYIPPFFASHLAVDLTLIGVAFFVVRMLDLGVDPVLGLAMDRTRTRLGRYRVWVLIGGPILMAAVYALFEAPSGIGLPYLIFWLLVFYLGNSILGLGHSAWAATLATEYHQRSRIFGILAAAGVIGAMTVLVIPIGAAHVGLSEAEGVKAMGWFIFAMIPVVVALVCLRTPEHIVKTAPEHFALKDYLSLITKPDLLRLFLAQMALTLGPGWMSALYMFFFTDSRGFSTEQASALLLVYVVAGILGAPLTARLAMRFSKHRTLMVTTTAYSLGLCTVMFLPKGDMAFGIPMMFWQGFMAAGFDLMIRAMLADVADEVRLEQGQERLSLIYALNALANKIASAFAIVLTFPLLAQIGFNPADGAVNTESAIRGLELAFIVGPIVFVMLGGACVLGWKLDAAKHASIREELERRDALYAEAPILESFAPDVAPAVTNDRP; this is translated from the coding sequence GTGACCCAGAACGCGCAGGCCAGCGGGCCTCGGCCGTTGTCGACCCCGACTGCGCTCTCCTTTTCCACGCTGGCGTTTCCGCTCGGGGCGCTGGCGGTGGCGGTTTCGGTCTACATCCCGCCGTTCTTCGCCAGCCACCTTGCGGTCGACCTGACCTTGATCGGGGTCGCCTTCTTCGTGGTGAGGATGCTCGATCTCGGGGTCGACCCGGTGCTCGGCCTGGCGATGGACCGCACGCGCACACGGCTCGGCCGCTACCGGGTCTGGGTGCTGATCGGCGGGCCGATCCTGATGGCGGCGGTCTACGCGCTGTTCGAGGCGCCCAGCGGGATCGGGCTGCCCTACCTGATCTTCTGGCTGCTGGTGTTCTATCTCGGCAATTCGATCCTCGGCCTCGGCCATTCGGCCTGGGCTGCGACCCTGGCCACCGAGTACCACCAGCGCTCGCGGATCTTCGGCATTTTGGCGGCGGCCGGCGTGATCGGGGCGATGACCGTACTGGTGATCCCGATCGGGGCGGCGCATGTCGGGCTGTCCGAAGCCGAGGGCGTCAAGGCCATGGGCTGGTTCATCTTCGCGATGATCCCGGTGGTGGTGGCGCTGGTCTGCCTGCGCACGCCCGAGCACATCGTGAAGACCGCGCCCGAGCACTTCGCGCTCAAGGACTACCTGTCGCTGATCACCAAGCCGGACCTGCTGCGGCTGTTCCTGGCCCAGATGGCGCTGACGCTCGGCCCGGGCTGGATGAGCGCGCTCTACATGTTCTTCTTCACGGACTCGCGCGGGTTTTCGACAGAGCAGGCTTCGGCCCTGCTGTTGGTCTACGTGGTGGCCGGCATCCTGGGCGCGCCGCTGACCGCGCGCCTGGCCATGCGGTTCTCCAAGCACCGCACGCTGATGGTCACCACCACCGCCTACTCGCTGGGCCTCTGCACCGTGATGTTCCTGCCCAAGGGGGACATGGCCTTCGGGATCCCGATGATGTTCTGGCAGGGCTTCATGGCGGCCGGCTTCGACCTGATGATCCGCGCCATGCTGGCCGACGTCGCCGACGAGGTGCGGCTGGAGCAGGGCCAGGAGCGCTTAAGCCTGATCTATGCGCTGAACGCCCTCGCCAACAAGATCGCCTCGGCCTTCGCCATCGTGCTGACCTTCCCGCTGCTGGCGCAGATCGGTTTCAATCCTGCCGACGGAGCGGTGAACACCGAAAGCGCGATCCGCGGGCTGGAGCTGGCCTTCATCGTCGGGCCGATCGTCTTCGTGATGCTGGGCGGGGCCTGCGTGCTGGGCTGGAAGCTCGACGCGGCCAAGCATGCATCGATCCGCGAGGAGCTGGAGCGGCGCGATGCGCTTTATGCCGAGGCTCCGATCCTCGAGAGCTTCGCCCCCGACGTGGCGCCGGCGGTGACCAACGATCGCCCGTGA
- a CDS encoding ATP-binding protein produces the protein MPPEPLAAPWSGDDPLVDVGAFFEFSLDLLVIRDLEGRVLKASSSWRTLLGHDPEELRGQPLLGLVHPDDMPGTLESVEEVENRRPGAPVLGFTNRYRHKDGRYLTLEWRAQRFGDRIYGVARDVTERVAAERELREAKVAAEAASRAKSDFLANMSHEIRTPLNGVIGIVDALARTPLAVDQAEMVDLIRNSGTVLERLVSDILDVSKIEAGELPLEIAPFDLELALGPCIEVMRYRAADKGLAFELARGPGARGLFVGDGARIAQIVANLLSNAIKFTPSGTVALRLDLADDGRLTLVVEDTGVGFDAEHASRLFNRFSQADASISRRFGGTGLGLSICRSLTEMMGGEIAATSQPGVGSRFVVALPLVRAEPADETRGVRPVPAPAPACRAAGPLRVLLAEDHPTNQRVVQLILASQGAELVIVEDGAQALEAFAAGAFDLVLMDMQMPHMDGLAATRAIRALEAERGAAPVPIVMLSANAMAEHLDEARAAGADLHVAKPITASSLLAGIEAALAGA, from the coding sequence ATGCCCCCTGAGCCGCTCGCCGCTCCCTGGTCTGGCGACGACCCGCTCGTGGATGTCGGGGCCTTTTTCGAATTTTCGCTCGACCTGCTGGTGATCCGCGACCTCGAAGGCCGCGTGCTCAAGGCCAGCTCCTCCTGGCGCACCCTTCTCGGCCACGATCCGGAGGAGCTACGCGGCCAGCCGCTGCTGGGCCTGGTCCACCCCGACGACATGCCCGGCACCCTGGAGAGCGTCGAGGAGGTCGAGAACCGCCGGCCCGGCGCACCGGTGCTCGGGTTCACCAACCGCTACCGGCACAAGGACGGCCGCTACCTCACCCTCGAATGGCGGGCCCAGCGGTTCGGCGACCGCATCTACGGCGTGGCCCGCGACGTCACCGAGCGCGTCGCGGCCGAACGCGAACTGCGCGAGGCCAAGGTCGCCGCCGAGGCGGCCAGCCGCGCCAAGTCCGACTTCCTGGCCAATATGAGCCACGAAATCCGCACCCCTCTCAACGGCGTCATCGGCATCGTCGACGCCCTGGCCCGCACGCCGCTGGCCGTCGATCAGGCCGAGATGGTCGACCTGATCCGCAATTCCGGCACGGTGCTGGAGCGCCTGGTCTCCGATATCCTCGACGTCTCCAAGATCGAGGCCGGCGAACTGCCGCTGGAGATCGCGCCGTTCGACCTCGAACTGGCGCTCGGCCCCTGCATCGAGGTCATGCGCTACCGGGCCGCGGACAAGGGCCTGGCCTTCGAACTGGCCCGCGGCCCAGGCGCGCGCGGCCTGTTCGTCGGCGATGGCGCCCGCATCGCCCAGATCGTCGCCAACCTGCTCTCCAACGCCATCAAGTTCACCCCCAGCGGGACCGTGGCCTTGCGGCTGGACCTCGCCGACGACGGCCGCCTGACCCTGGTCGTCGAGGACACCGGCGTCGGTTTCGACGCCGAGCACGCCAGCCGGCTGTTCAACCGCTTCAGCCAGGCCGACGCCTCGATCAGCCGCCGCTTCGGCGGCACGGGCCTGGGGCTGTCGATCTGCCGCTCGCTGACTGAGATGATGGGCGGCGAGATCGCCGCGACCTCCCAGCCGGGCGTCGGTAGCCGCTTCGTGGTCGCCCTGCCGCTCGTCCGCGCCGAGCCCGCGGACGAGACGCGCGGCGTCCGCCCCGTCCCCGCCCCCGCGCCGGCCTGCCGCGCCGCCGGCCCCCTGCGGGTGCTGCTGGCCGAGGACCATCCGACCAACCAGCGCGTCGTCCAGCTGATCCTCGCCAGCCAGGGCGCCGAACTGGTGATCGTCGAGGACGGGGCCCAGGCGCTCGAGGCCTTCGCCGCCGGCGCCTTCGACCTGGTGCTGATGGACATGCAGATGCCGCACATGGACGGCCTGGCCGCCACCCGCGCCATCCGCGCCCTGGAGGCCGAGCGCGGCGCCGCGCCCGTGCCGATCGTCATGCTCAGCGCCAACGCCATGGCCGAGCACCTCGACGAGGCCCGCGCCGCCGGTGCCGACCTGCACGTCGCCAAGCCGATCACCGCCTCCAGCCTGCTGGCTGGCATCGAGGCGGCGCTGGCCGGGGCCTGA
- a CDS encoding citrate synthase/methylcitrate synthase: MSDGLEDVVAANTVMSEVDGQRGVLIIRGHSLDELAGATRFEDLVRTLFDGFFDALPADLAPALGAARAEVFSEVAALDPGLLDLTPVEAMRALTARLPDGDDLATALRLIAAPAVFTAAVVRAHQGQAPIAPDPALGHAADALRMISGQVPAKAQSDALDTYLVTVSDHGLNASTFAARVIASTRAGLTSAVLGGISALKGPLHGGAPGPVIEMLDEIGAPANARAWIEQALARGDRLMGFGHRVYRVRDPRADALKAAVRRLGDGSNVRPGRIAFAEAVEAAALAILKEHKPNRPLDTNVEFYTALLLEALDFPPGAFTCVFAMGRVAGWIAHAREQVAGGRLIRPQSVYVGPAPLKAA, translated from the coding sequence ATGTCCGATGGCCTTGAAGACGTCGTCGCCGCCAACACCGTGATGTCGGAAGTCGACGGCCAGCGCGGCGTGCTGATCATCCGCGGCCATTCGCTCGACGAACTGGCCGGCGCCACGCGGTTCGAGGATCTGGTCCGCACCCTGTTCGACGGATTCTTCGACGCGCTGCCGGCCGATCTGGCCCCGGCCCTGGGCGCGGCCCGCGCCGAGGTGTTCTCCGAGGTCGCCGCCCTCGATCCCGGCCTGCTCGACCTGACCCCGGTGGAGGCGATGCGCGCCCTGACCGCCCGTCTGCCCGACGGCGACGACCTGGCCACCGCCCTGCGGCTGATCGCGGCCCCGGCCGTGTTCACCGCCGCCGTGGTCCGCGCCCACCAGGGCCAGGCTCCGATCGCACCTGACCCGGCGCTCGGCCACGCCGCCGACGCCCTGCGGATGATCTCCGGCCAGGTTCCGGCCAAGGCCCAGTCCGACGCCCTCGACACCTACCTGGTGACGGTCAGCGATCACGGCCTCAACGCCTCGACCTTCGCCGCCCGGGTGATCGCCTCGACCCGCGCCGGCCTGACCTCGGCCGTGCTCGGCGGGATCAGCGCCCTGAAGGGCCCGCTGCACGGCGGCGCGCCCGGCCCGGTGATCGAGATGCTCGACGAGATCGGCGCGCCCGCCAACGCCCGGGCCTGGATCGAGCAGGCCCTGGCCCGCGGCGATCGACTGATGGGCTTCGGCCACCGGGTCTATCGGGTCCGCGACCCGCGCGCCGACGCCCTGAAGGCCGCCGTCCGGCGCTTAGGCGACGGCTCCAACGTCCGCCCCGGCCGCATTGCCTTCGCCGAGGCGGTCGAGGCCGCGGCCCTGGCGATCCTCAAGGAGCACAAGCCGAACCGGCCGCTCGACACCAATGTCGAGTTCTACACGGCCCTGCTGCTGGAGGCGCTCGACTTCCCGCCCGGCGCCTTCACCTGCGTCTTCGCCATGGGCCGGGTCGCCGGCTGGATCGCCCACGCCCGCGAACAGGTGGCCGGCGGCCGCCTGATCCGCCCGCAGTCGGTCTATGTCGGCCCGGCCCCGCTGAAGGCGGCCTAG
- a CDS encoding glutathione S-transferase family protein, translating into MPTLYHCQDARSFRALWAMEELGVPYDLKLLPFPPRVRAPEYLEVNPLGTIPFFVDGETRMTESSAILQYLAVRHGGPLNVPNDDGDYGAWLNWLYLGEATLTFPQTLVLRYTRLEPKERRNPQVAEDYAKWFAARLRAVDRALETRDYLVAGRFTAADISVGYALLLASTLGLSERFSPAVGAYWARLQAREGFQRAKAAQAADGTPEWQV; encoded by the coding sequence ATGCCGACGCTCTATCATTGCCAGGACGCCCGCTCGTTCCGCGCCCTCTGGGCCATGGAGGAGCTCGGCGTCCCCTATGACTTGAAATTGCTGCCGTTTCCGCCGCGGGTGCGGGCCCCGGAGTACCTGGAGGTCAACCCGCTGGGGACCATCCCGTTCTTCGTCGACGGGGAGACGAGGATGACCGAATCCTCGGCCATCCTGCAGTACCTGGCCGTTCGGCACGGCGGGCCGCTGAACGTGCCGAACGACGATGGCGACTACGGCGCCTGGCTGAACTGGCTCTATCTGGGCGAGGCGACGCTGACCTTCCCGCAGACCCTGGTGCTTCGCTACACGCGGCTGGAGCCGAAGGAGCGGCGCAACCCGCAGGTCGCCGAGGACTATGCCAAGTGGTTCGCGGCCAGGCTGCGGGCGGTCGATAGGGCCTTGGAAACGCGGGACTATCTGGTCGCCGGACGGTTCACGGCGGCGGACATCTCGGTGGGCTACGCGCTGCTGCTGGCGAGCACGCTGGGACTTTCGGAGCGGTTCAGCCCGGCGGTGGGCGCCTACTGGGCGCGGCTGCAGGCCCGCGAGGGGTTCCAGCGGGCCAAGGCCGCGCAGGCCGCCGATGGGACGCCGGAGTGGCAGGTTTAG
- a CDS encoding cation diffusion facilitator family transporter, whose protein sequence is MVQPRLSAAESAMLTRRITLASTGVALLLVTIKTLVWAMSGSIALLASAADSALDLLASLVTFFAVRYAASPPDAEHRFGHGKAEAFASLMQGGLVFASAALVGREAVMGLIDPQPVRQEGLAVIVMAVSTALTFGLISAQSWVLKRTASVAVAGDRAHYATDLASNIAALVGIAAAAWLGLSGLDALAALVVTGLLLWGAISVFREAANQLMDRELPHEERERIKTLVTHDPALTDVHQLRTRASGPYVHMQMHVDLDPALSLEQAHAAMVAAEKRILAEFPSADIIIHPDPRGAAEPHGGAFAETALGKRGLNED, encoded by the coding sequence ATGGTCCAACCTCGTCTCTCCGCCGCCGAATCGGCCATGCTGACCCGCCGCATCACGCTCGCCTCGACCGGCGTGGCGCTGCTGCTGGTGACGATCAAGACGCTGGTCTGGGCGATGAGCGGGTCGATCGCCCTGCTCGCCTCGGCCGCCGACTCCGCCCTCGACCTGCTGGCCTCGCTGGTCACCTTCTTCGCCGTCCGCTACGCCGCCAGCCCGCCCGACGCCGAGCACCGCTTCGGTCACGGCAAGGCCGAGGCCTTCGCCAGCCTGATGCAGGGCGGCCTGGTGTTCGCCTCCGCCGCCCTGGTCGGCCGCGAGGCGGTCATGGGCCTGATCGATCCCCAGCCGGTCCGCCAGGAGGGTCTGGCGGTGATCGTGATGGCGGTCTCCACCGCCCTGACCTTCGGCCTGATCAGCGCCCAGAGCTGGGTCCTGAAGCGCACCGCCTCGGTGGCCGTCGCCGGCGACCGCGCCCACTACGCGACGGACCTGGCCTCCAACATCGCCGCCCTGGTCGGCATCGCCGCGGCCGCCTGGCTGGGGCTCTCCGGCCTCGACGCGCTGGCCGCCCTGGTGGTCACCGGCCTGCTGCTGTGGGGTGCGATCAGCGTGTTCCGCGAAGCCGCCAACCAGCTGATGGACCGCGAACTGCCGCACGAGGAGCGCGAGCGGATCAAGACCCTGGTCACCCACGACCCGGCGCTGACCGACGTGCATCAGCTGCGGACCCGCGCCTCGGGTCCGTACGTTCACATGCAGATGCACGTCGACCTCGACCCCGCCCTCTCGCTGGAACAGGCCCACGCCGCCATGGTCGCGGCCGAAAAGCGCATCCTGGCTGAGTTCCCCAGCGCCGACATCATCATCCATCCGGACCCGCGCGGCGCGGCCGAACCGCACGGCGGCGCCTTCGCCGAGACCGCCCTCGGTAAACGTGGCCTTAACGAGGACTAG
- a CDS encoding LysR family transcriptional regulator codes for MDLKHLEQIVAISRHGGFSGAARRLGMAQSTLSKNIARLEAKLGVELFAREAGAAQPTSYGRFLVARAEAVLRDVEALNHDFDKLMHGERGRLRIRVGPAPRHGLLGPIVTAMAQRYPELSLRTAQDNAQRLVSDLAEGAYDAVFVHQEAAAPFGDQLHRAEVG; via the coding sequence ATGGATCTGAAGCACCTGGAACAGATCGTAGCGATCAGCCGGCACGGCGGGTTCAGCGGCGCGGCCCGTCGGCTGGGCATGGCGCAGTCGACGCTGAGCAAGAACATCGCCCGGCTGGAGGCCAAGCTGGGGGTGGAGCTGTTCGCGCGCGAGGCTGGCGCCGCCCAGCCGACGTCCTATGGCCGGTTCCTGGTCGCCCGGGCCGAGGCGGTGCTGCGCGACGTCGAGGCCCTGAACCACGATTTCGACAAGCTGATGCACGGCGAGCGCGGGCGGCTGCGCATCCGGGTCGGGCCGGCCCCGCGGCACGGGCTGCTGGGCCCGATCGTCACGGCCATGGCTCAGCGCTATCCGGAGCTGTCGCTGCGCACCGCCCAGGACAACGCCCAGCGGCTGGTCAGCGACCTGGCCGAGGGCGCCTATGATGCGGTGTTCGTCCACCAGGAGGCGGCCGCGCCGTTCGGCGACCAGCTGCATCGCGCTGAAGTAGGCTAG
- the queG gene encoding tRNA epoxyqueuosine(34) reductase QueG gives MTTSTSDPRTADLIRQRAAELGFDVCRIADARAQWAASGRLREFVELGRHGEMGWIEETQDRRRHPTAMWDHARSAIMLGVNYGPDHNPLETLARKDRGAISVYAQGDDYHELIKGRLKQLAGWLVARFGGELKVFVDTAPLMEKPLAERAGLGWQGKHTNLVSREFGSWLFLGSILTELELPADGPSGGSCGQCRACLDICPTNAFPAPYQLDARRCISYLTIELKSPIPQEFRPLLGNRIYGCDDCLAVCPWNKFAAQSREQRLHAREALREPALADLAGLDDAAFRALFSKSPVKRIGRDRFVRNVLYAIGNSGEPALAAHAQALLADPAPVVRGAAVWALSRLLPPAAFASLRAASDETDPDVLAEWAEA, from the coding sequence ATGACGACCTCGACTTCTGATCCTCGAACAGCCGACCTGATCCGCCAGCGCGCCGCCGAGCTCGGCTTCGACGTCTGCCGAATCGCCGACGCCCGCGCGCAGTGGGCCGCCTCGGGCCGCCTGCGCGAGTTCGTCGAGCTCGGCCGACACGGCGAGATGGGCTGGATCGAGGAGACGCAAGACCGCCGCCGCCACCCGACCGCCATGTGGGACCACGCCCGCTCGGCGATCATGCTCGGCGTCAACTACGGCCCCGACCACAACCCGCTGGAGACCCTGGCCCGCAAGGACCGCGGCGCGATCTCGGTCTACGCCCAGGGCGACGACTATCACGAGCTGATCAAGGGCCGGCTCAAGCAGCTAGCCGGCTGGCTGGTCGCCCGCTTCGGCGGCGAGCTGAAGGTCTTCGTCGACACCGCGCCCCTGATGGAAAAGCCGCTGGCCGAGCGCGCCGGCCTCGGCTGGCAGGGCAAGCACACCAATCTGGTCAGCCGCGAGTTCGGCTCCTGGCTGTTCCTCGGCTCGATCCTCACCGAGCTCGAACTGCCGGCCGACGGCCCCAGCGGCGGCTCCTGCGGCCAGTGCCGCGCCTGCCTGGACATCTGCCCGACGAACGCCTTCCCCGCGCCCTACCAGCTCGACGCCCGCCGCTGCATCTCCTACCTGACCATCGAGCTGAAGAGCCCGATCCCGCAGGAGTTCCGGCCCCTGCTCGGCAACCGCATCTACGGCTGCGACGACTGCCTGGCGGTCTGCCCGTGGAACAAGTTCGCCGCCCAGTCGCGAGAGCAACGGCTGCACGCCCGCGAGGCCCTGCGCGAGCCGGCGCTGGCCGACCTCGCCGGCCTCGACGACGCCGCCTTCCGCGCCCTGTTCTCGAAAAGCCCGGTCAAGCGCATCGGCCGCGACCGCTTCGTCCGCAACGTGCTCTACGCCATCGGCAACTCCGGCGAACCGGCCTTGGCCGCCCACGCCCAGGCCCTGCTCGCCGACCCCGCCCCCGTCGTCCGCGGCGCCGCCGTCTGGGCGCTCTCGCGCCTGCTGCCGCCGGCCGCCTTCGCGAGCCTCCGCGCCGCCTCAGACGAAACCGACCCCGACGTCCTCGCTGAGTGGGCGGAGGCCTGA
- a CDS encoding glutathione S-transferase family protein, with amino-acid sequence MSGLILHHYDTSPFSEKVRLLLGLKGLAWDSVQAPVIMPKPELTPLTGGYRRIPVLQIGADIYCDTQVILAEIETRAPSPRAIGGAAWAVNAWADRQFFGLTVPIIFGALGDATAPEFIADREKLTGRPFNVAAMKAAAPLMAPQWRAQAAWIEEGLATSDWLAGEAPGLADVAAYMNIWFLARNLPTVADELLAGLTRTQGWRERVAAIGHGTRREISGADALAAAREAEPELAPAHDPTAALAPGTAITVAADDYGRDPVEGTLVAATPGRIVLARQTPDLGRTQVHFPRAGYVVGKA; translated from the coding sequence ATGAGCGGGTTGATCCTTCATCACTACGACACCTCGCCGTTCTCGGAGAAGGTCCGCCTGCTGCTGGGCCTGAAGGGCCTGGCCTGGGACTCGGTCCAGGCGCCGGTGATCATGCCCAAGCCGGAGCTGACGCCGCTGACCGGCGGCTATCGGCGCATCCCGGTGCTGCAGATCGGCGCCGACATCTATTGCGACACCCAGGTGATCCTGGCCGAGATCGAGACGCGGGCGCCGTCGCCGCGCGCGATCGGGGGCGCGGCGTGGGCGGTCAACGCCTGGGCCGACCGGCAGTTCTTCGGCCTCACCGTGCCGATCATCTTCGGGGCGCTGGGCGACGCGACGGCGCCGGAGTTCATCGCCGACCGCGAGAAGCTGACCGGGCGGCCGTTCAACGTCGCGGCGATGAAGGCCGCCGCGCCGCTGATGGCGCCGCAATGGCGGGCGCAGGCGGCGTGGATCGAGGAGGGGCTGGCGACCTCCGACTGGCTGGCCGGCGAGGCGCCGGGCCTGGCCGACGTCGCCGCCTACATGAACATCTGGTTCCTGGCGCGGAACCTGCCCACCGTGGCTGACGAGCTCTTGGCCGGGCTGACGCGGACGCAAGGCTGGCGCGAGCGGGTGGCGGCCATCGGCCACGGAACCCGCCGCGAGATCAGCGGCGCCGACGCCCTGGCCGCGGCGCGCGAGGCCGAGCCGGAACTCGCGCCGGCCCACGACCCGACCGCGGCGTTGGCGCCCGGAACCGCAATCACCGTCGCCGCCGACGACTATGGCCGCGACCCCGTCGAAGGGACCCTGGTCGCGGCGACGCCGGGCCGGATCGTCCTGGCCCGCCAGACCCCTGACCTGGGCAGGACCCAGGTTCACTTCCCACGCGCCGGCTACGTCGTCGGCAAGGCCTGA
- a CDS encoding crotonase/enoyl-CoA hydratase family protein, with protein MEDRITVEISEGVADVRLVRTDKMNALDDAMFSALIETGERLKAEAGVRAIVLSGEGRAFCAGLDMGNFGKMASGERKGGQSSTGESLLTDNRTAGGSNRAQHAVMVWSEQVVPVIAAVHGVAFGGGFQLALGADLRFVTADTRMSVMEIKWGLVPDMAGMVLMRGLVRDDVARELTYTGRIFDGEEAARLGLATRVCADPRAEALALAAEIAAKSPTAIRAAKRLLDMVADADQHAILKAESVEQAALIGSPNQVEAVMSNMQKRAAAYAD; from the coding sequence ATGGAAGACCGCATCACAGTCGAGATCAGCGAGGGCGTGGCCGATGTCCGCCTGGTCCGCACCGACAAGATGAACGCCTTGGACGACGCCATGTTCTCGGCCCTGATCGAGACCGGCGAGCGGTTGAAGGCCGAGGCGGGCGTGCGGGCCATCGTGCTGTCGGGCGAGGGCCGAGCGTTCTGCGCCGGCCTGGACATGGGCAACTTCGGCAAGATGGCCTCGGGCGAGCGCAAGGGCGGCCAATCCTCGACCGGGGAATCGCTGCTGACCGACAATCGCACGGCCGGCGGCTCGAACCGCGCTCAGCACGCGGTGATGGTCTGGAGCGAGCAGGTGGTCCCGGTGATCGCCGCGGTGCACGGCGTGGCGTTCGGCGGCGGCTTCCAGCTGGCCCTGGGCGCGGACCTGCGCTTCGTCACCGCCGATACGCGGATGTCGGTGATGGAGATCAAGTGGGGCCTGGTGCCGGACATGGCCGGCATGGTGCTGATGCGCGGGCTGGTGCGCGACGACGTCGCCCGCGAGCTGACCTATACGGGCCGGATCTTCGACGGCGAGGAGGCTGCGCGCCTGGGCCTGGCGACCCGCGTCTGCGCCGACCCGCGGGCCGAAGCCCTGGCGCTGGCGGCCGAGATCGCGGCCAAGAGCCCGACCGCGATCCGCGCGGCCAAGCGGCTTCTGGACATGGTCGCCGACGCCGACCAGCACGCGATCCTGAAGGCCGAGAGCGTCGAGCAGGCCGCCCTGATCGGCTCGCCCAACCAGGTCGAGGCGGTGATGTCGAACATGCAGAAGCGCGCCGCCGCCTACGCCGACTGA
- a CDS encoding glutathione S-transferase family protein, protein MSLDLTLLHFPLDPASRQVRLALGEKRLPFAEEAARYWERPEALVRLNPSGLTPVLVVGGGREPLVLCESRAILDHLEETHPEPPLLGRDPAERAEARRLLQWFDRKFDYEVGGFLLHEKMEKRLLGLGAPDLAAMRAGREALRAHLVYVETLLSGRDWLAGRRLSMADFAAAAHLSVIDYFGDVPWRDFPAVKTWYMKLKSRPCFRPLLADRWPGLAPAQHYDDLDF, encoded by the coding sequence ATGAGCCTCGACCTCACCCTCCTTCATTTCCCCCTGGATCCCGCCTCTCGGCAGGTCCGCCTCGCGCTGGGCGAAAAGCGGCTGCCGTTCGCCGAGGAGGCGGCCCGCTACTGGGAGCGGCCCGAGGCGCTGGTGAGGCTCAACCCCTCGGGCCTGACGCCCGTGCTGGTCGTGGGCGGCGGTCGCGAGCCGCTGGTGCTGTGCGAAAGCCGCGCCATCCTCGACCACCTGGAAGAGACCCATCCCGAGCCGCCGCTGCTCGGCCGCGACCCGGCCGAGCGGGCCGAGGCGCGCCGCCTGCTGCAATGGTTCGACCGCAAGTTCGACTACGAGGTCGGCGGCTTCCTGCTGCACGAGAAGATGGAAAAGCGCCTGCTCGGGCTCGGGGCCCCGGATCTGGCCGCCATGCGCGCCGGCCGCGAGGCGCTGCGCGCGCACCTGGTCTATGTCGAGACCCTGCTGTCGGGCCGCGACTGGCTGGCCGGCCGCCGCCTCTCGATGGCCGATTTCGCCGCCGCCGCCCACCTGTCGGTGATCGACTATTTCGGCGACGTGCCCTGGCGCGACTTCCCGGCGGTCAAGACGTGGTACATGAAGCTGAAATCGAGGCCGTGCTTCCGGCCGCTGCTGGCCGATCGCTGGCCCGGCCTCGCGCCGGCGCAGCATTATGACGACCTCGACTTCTGA